Proteins encoded within one genomic window of Pseudocalidococcus azoricus BACA0444:
- a CDS encoding hybrid sensor histidine kinase/response regulator encodes MPLNAADLDAITREARLCFLQEDAPEYLGMLEQGVQALTRQAQPSLSAYSELMRAAHTLKGGAGIAQLPDLQQVAHRLEDLLEALHQGRARDYSTAHELLALGVEEIHGLVVAATEAQSPQQDPNRNALLQALDQYLNDLPRESPPPTISPSRISPIVQAVLTTDLEDSLKQLEAAQAKPEFVLNGALDSFLVETKLLGQTLNLAWLTEVVAQITALRSEAPLTELVPAIISEIRLQRADFLAGKLTSTPQNPTPTTPESSPSLEPTSPSPQSPQPPQLEPAPKSEVASLNLRIPLTRMDRMGNTVSELLISQERLNLYQAQFQQISRELKRRISQFGPIREQVQTLYDRLATTPSLKANGHHLPLGVSPDPAPEFDSLEFDRYTELHSTLQDFQEIMARIQETGADIDLLNRELQTALDDGRQFLGSLRADLTDARLVPFRVVAERFIPALNSLSQRYQKPLSVEIHGENTLLDQAILEQLKTPLTHLVRNAFDHGVEPAAVRQRNGKHPTAKIILSAKVSGNQVLISVMDDGQGVNLEKVTQKAVQKGLCPAEAVSLLTEEQILEFLFAPGFSTAAKVGDLSGRGVGLDVVRLQVERLRGTIRISTKPKQGTTFTLALPLTLNILPLLLCQTHDFTLAIPSVNILEVIKLSEFMEPGIPTTRIIWKDQTIPYAPLQQFLPYARPTKAAPLTPVIGVVVEVNERPMAVGVDALLEEREFVLKPFDITIKVPPYVMGCTVLGTGAVVPVLSPPQFELLLQSRPELPATPPLTPPVARITPVTLMIVDDSVAVRRLLERVLTQAGYGVISCRDGQEAWEQLNRIDDPVQLIISDVEMPRMDGFALLQEVRHHPQWEALPVAMLTSRSGDQHRYKAQQLGANAYFVKPFQPVDLVNQVATLIRKSAYTPV; translated from the coding sequence ATGCCTCTGAATGCTGCTGACCTTGATGCCATTACCCGTGAAGCCCGCCTTTGCTTTCTCCAAGAGGATGCGCCGGAATATTTGGGGATGCTGGAACAGGGAGTCCAGGCCCTGACTCGTCAAGCTCAACCATCCCTCAGCGCCTATTCAGAATTGATGCGGGCAGCCCATACCCTCAAAGGGGGTGCAGGTATTGCCCAACTACCTGATTTACAACAGGTTGCCCATCGCCTAGAAGACTTGCTCGAAGCTTTACATCAGGGCCGGGCCCGCGATTACAGTACAGCCCATGAGTTGTTGGCCTTGGGGGTTGAAGAGATTCACGGGCTAGTGGTGGCCGCAACCGAGGCGCAATCCCCCCAACAAGACCCCAACCGCAATGCCCTGCTCCAGGCCCTAGATCAATACCTAAATGATCTCCCCAGGGAGTCCCCACCTCCAACAATCAGCCCCAGCCGGATTTCCCCAATTGTCCAAGCTGTCTTAACAACGGATTTGGAGGATAGCCTCAAGCAATTAGAAGCGGCCCAGGCCAAGCCAGAATTTGTTCTCAATGGGGCCCTCGATAGCTTTTTAGTAGAGACCAAACTCTTGGGGCAAACCCTGAACCTGGCCTGGCTGACAGAGGTTGTGGCACAAATTACCGCCCTTCGCAGTGAGGCCCCTCTCACAGAGTTAGTCCCGGCCATCATCAGTGAAATCCGGCTCCAACGGGCAGACTTTCTGGCCGGAAAACTTACGTCAACCCCTCAGAACCCAACTCCGACAACGCCAGAATCTTCTCCATCTTTAGAGCCAACTTCTCCGTCCCCCCAATCCCCCCAACCTCCTCAACTAGAACCAGCCCCAAAATCTGAAGTAGCATCCCTGAATTTGCGGATCCCACTCACTCGGATGGATCGGATGGGGAATACGGTCAGCGAGTTACTGATTAGTCAAGAACGCCTAAATCTCTACCAGGCCCAGTTTCAGCAAATTAGCCGCGAACTCAAACGCCGAATTAGCCAATTTGGGCCGATTCGAGAACAGGTGCAAACCCTCTATGACCGCCTGGCCACAACACCAAGCCTCAAAGCAAATGGGCATCATTTACCCCTAGGGGTCTCCCCTGATCCCGCTCCGGAATTTGACAGTCTCGAATTTGATCGCTACACAGAACTTCATTCCACTCTGCAAGACTTTCAGGAAATCATGGCCCGGATTCAGGAGACAGGGGCCGACATTGACCTTCTGAATCGGGAACTGCAAACAGCTTTGGATGATGGGCGGCAGTTTCTAGGCAGTTTACGGGCCGATCTAACCGATGCCCGGCTTGTCCCTTTTCGAGTCGTTGCAGAGCGATTTATCCCGGCCCTGAATAGCCTTAGTCAACGCTATCAAAAACCCCTCAGCGTGGAAATTCATGGGGAAAATACCTTACTAGATCAGGCCATTCTGGAGCAACTGAAAACCCCACTCACCCACCTTGTCCGGAATGCCTTTGATCATGGGGTTGAGCCTGCCGCAGTCCGTCAACGCAATGGTAAACATCCCACCGCAAAAATCATTCTCTCGGCTAAAGTGTCGGGGAATCAGGTTTTGATTAGTGTGATGGATGATGGGCAGGGGGTGAATCTGGAAAAAGTGACCCAAAAAGCTGTCCAAAAAGGGCTGTGTCCGGCTGAGGCGGTTTCCCTATTGACGGAAGAGCAGATTTTAGAGTTTTTATTTGCTCCCGGATTTTCTACAGCGGCGAAAGTAGGGGATTTATCGGGGCGGGGTGTCGGCCTGGATGTGGTGCGGCTGCAAGTGGAGCGATTGCGAGGGACGATTCGGATCAGCACCAAACCCAAACAGGGCACAACGTTCACTTTGGCCTTACCCCTAACTCTGAATATTCTGCCCTTATTGCTGTGTCAAACCCATGATTTTACCCTGGCAATTCCCTCTGTGAACATCTTGGAGGTGATTAAGCTGTCCGAGTTTATGGAGCCAGGCATCCCGACAACCAGAATTATCTGGAAAGATCAGACGATTCCCTATGCCCCGCTACAACAATTTTTACCCTATGCTCGCCCCACCAAAGCTGCTCCCCTCACACCTGTAATTGGGGTGGTGGTGGAGGTAAATGAGCGACCCATGGCTGTAGGGGTGGATGCTTTGCTAGAAGAGCGGGAGTTTGTCTTAAAACCCTTTGACATCACCATTAAAGTCCCTCCCTATGTGATGGGCTGTACAGTTTTGGGAACAGGTGCGGTTGTGCCCGTCCTTTCTCCGCCTCAGTTTGAACTTTTACTCCAAAGCCGTCCAGAATTACCAGCCACTCCCCCACTCACCCCTCCGGTGGCCCGGATTACGCCAGTAACCCTGATGATTGTAGATGACTCGGTGGCGGTGCGGCGGCTCTTAGAGCGGGTCTTAACCCAGGCCGGTTATGGGGTAATTTCCTGCCGAGATGGACAAGAGGCCTGGGAGCAATTAAATCGAATTGATGATCCGGTGCAGTTAATTATTTCAGATGTGGAAATGCCGCGCATGGATGGGTTTGCTCTGTTACAGGAAGTCCGCCATCATCCCCAATGGGAAGCTCTCCCGGTGGCAATGCTAACATCTCGCAGTGGTGATCAACACCGTTACAAGGCCCAGCAACTGGGAGCAAATGCCTATTTTGTCAAGCCGTTTCAACCTGTTGATTTAGTAAACCAAGTGGCCACGCTCATTCGAAAATCAGCCTATACTCCTGTTTGA
- a CDS encoding methyl-accepting chemotaxis protein yields the protein MTLTTDSLTTSGGIPSNDAYFEAIIRQDVAALQQIVTADPQDYLAQFSLATAYEQQGLTAEATAIYQHLVAEDEHGFYGISAQNSLAAIAGEPIHAPAPTPPKVALTPPPTVFSFLGGSDKKLRAELSQLLNIFHNHGEDWSAELPQVAWQDPQVVGLVGYLQNIDQKIQAFYQTVTDLEAQRRTEAQQQKQERLRVQEAVINLLLDIEGAQRGDLTVRAKVDEGEMGSIADAFNATVRSLRDIVTQVQAAANQVQEAARSSETSVQRLSREARTQAEVIANTLESVANIAQSIQTVAASAQEAAQIARQARESAQVGDQTMDATVDSMENIRTSVAETSKRMKRLAESSQEVSKIVNIISGISEKTNLLAFNASIEAARAGENGQGFRVVADEVRRLAERVTDSTHEIEQLVTGIQQETADVLSQMEASTTQVVKGTQLVAQTKDTLQGLASISQKIDALLESISKSTVSQTEASLVVNETIQEVATIAQTTSSESEGVASSMQTLVSVAETLQSTVSRFQVD from the coding sequence ATGACTCTGACGACTGATTCCCTCACCACCTCTGGGGGTATTCCCAGTAATGATGCCTATTTTGAAGCGATTATTCGCCAAGATGTGGCCGCCCTCCAGCAAATCGTTACCGCTGATCCCCAGGATTACCTGGCTCAATTTAGTTTGGCCACAGCCTATGAGCAGCAGGGTTTAACAGCAGAAGCAACCGCCATTTATCAACACCTTGTGGCCGAAGATGAGCATGGCTTCTATGGCATCAGTGCCCAAAATAGTCTGGCCGCCATTGCGGGAGAGCCGATTCATGCTCCAGCCCCAACTCCTCCTAAGGTTGCCCTGACTCCACCCCCAACAGTTTTTAGTTTTCTCGGCGGCAGTGATAAGAAGCTCCGGGCAGAGTTGAGCCAATTACTCAATATTTTCCATAATCACGGAGAAGATTGGAGTGCTGAGTTACCACAGGTGGCCTGGCAGGATCCCCAAGTGGTTGGATTGGTGGGCTATTTACAAAACATTGACCAGAAAATTCAGGCTTTTTACCAGACCGTCACCGATTTAGAGGCCCAACGCCGCACCGAAGCTCAACAGCAAAAACAAGAACGCCTCCGAGTTCAAGAAGCTGTGATTAACCTCCTATTGGATATTGAGGGGGCCCAGCGGGGAGATTTAACTGTCCGGGCCAAGGTGGATGAAGGGGAAATGGGGTCTATTGCTGACGCGTTTAATGCCACCGTGCGGAGCTTGCGAGACATTGTGACCCAGGTGCAAGCGGCGGCAAACCAAGTCCAAGAGGCGGCTCGTTCCAGTGAAACATCCGTCCAACGGTTATCCAGGGAAGCCCGAACCCAGGCCGAGGTAATTGCCAACACCCTCGAGTCCGTTGCGAATATTGCCCAGTCCATTCAGACCGTTGCCGCCTCGGCCCAAGAAGCCGCCCAAATTGCCCGCCAGGCCCGGGAATCGGCCCAAGTTGGGGATCAGACCATGGATGCCACCGTGGACAGTATGGAAAATATCCGCACCAGTGTGGCCGAAACCTCAAAACGGATGAAACGCCTTGCGGAATCCTCCCAGGAGGTCTCGAAAATCGTTAACATCATCTCCGGGATTTCGGAAAAAACCAACCTTTTAGCTTTTAATGCCTCCATTGAAGCAGCGCGGGCGGGTGAAAATGGGCAGGGGTTCCGGGTCGTGGCAGATGAAGTCCGCCGACTGGCAGAACGGGTTACAGACTCGACCCACGAGATTGAACAGTTAGTCACTGGCATTCAACAGGAAACCGCAGACGTTTTAAGCCAAATGGAAGCCAGCACAACCCAGGTGGTGAAAGGGACACAACTGGTGGCCCAAACTAAAGATACCCTCCAAGGCCTGGCCAGTATCAGCCAAAAGATTGATGCGCTACTAGAAAGTATCTCTAAGTCCACCGTTTCCCAGACAGAAGCCTCTTTAGTGGTCAATGAAACCATCCAAGAAGTTGCGACCATTGCCCAAACCACCTCCTCAGAATCAGAAGGGGTGGCCAGTTCGATGCAGACATTAGTATCCGTGGCTGAAACACTACAAAGTACGGTCTCACGTTTCCAAGTTGACTAG
- a CDS encoding chemotaxis protein CheW — MEQEFFHIELTKSVHIAVPLAQTAEVLTLETSELCVIPGVAPALLGVVNQRGRLLWMVDLEYLLGLQPTHTTKRRRSPALVVNWLPDQAEDQETEYRLGCLTSHLRGIVACQAKDISPVPPRLEQRMHQFFSAWIHPPGYSLLKLNVAAIFTAVQLYSSPTSMALL, encoded by the coding sequence ATGGAGCAAGAGTTTTTCCATATTGAATTGACTAAATCTGTGCATATTGCGGTGCCATTAGCCCAAACAGCAGAAGTCTTGACGCTGGAAACCTCAGAACTTTGTGTCATTCCAGGGGTTGCGCCAGCCTTGTTGGGGGTTGTCAATCAACGGGGGCGGTTACTCTGGATGGTTGATTTGGAATACCTCTTGGGGTTACAGCCAACCCACACCACTAAACGCCGCCGCTCCCCAGCCCTAGTTGTTAATTGGCTTCCCGATCAAGCTGAAGATCAAGAGACTGAGTATCGTTTGGGTTGTCTGACGAGTCATCTGCGGGGAATTGTGGCCTGCCAGGCCAAGGACATTAGCCCTGTGCCCCCCCGTCTGGAACAACGGATGCATCAATTTTTCTCAGCGTGGATTCATCCTCCTGGATACTCCTTACTGAAATTAAACGTTGCAGCTATTTTTACTGCCGTACAACTGTACTCTTCCCCTACCTCAATGGCCCTCCTATGA
- a CDS encoding response regulator yields the protein MKTVLVVEDSRTEQQLLTGLLERSGHRVALAESAELALTWLAENQPPDLIVLDIVMPGANGLELCREVRAKPALKEIPIVFCSSKDQEFDRFWALRQGGNAYITKPYDPDELLETVAEYLHD from the coding sequence ATGAAAACAGTCTTGGTTGTCGAAGATTCGCGCACAGAGCAACAATTGCTGACGGGTTTATTGGAACGGTCTGGCCATAGGGTTGCCTTGGCTGAGTCAGCAGAACTGGCCTTAACATGGCTGGCTGAAAATCAACCGCCGGATTTAATTGTTTTAGATATTGTCATGCCTGGAGCCAATGGCCTGGAGTTATGTCGGGAAGTCCGAGCTAAACCAGCCCTTAAGGAGATTCCAATTGTGTTCTGTTCATCAAAGGATCAAGAATTTGATCGGTTTTGGGCCTTGCGACAAGGGGGGAATGCTTACATTACTAAACCCTATGATCCTGATGAACTGCTGGAGACTGTTGCCGAATACTTACACGATTAA
- a CDS encoding response regulator — translation MTHTTLPSSNTAPPKPTAKGNPMVFPAKVLQKITASHLSGRFTFFDPNDKSVIWQLYVGNGQLHYANSKMGQPERIAYVLQQIGVRLPANFTENQTDYQWLCQLWKVGTVNLTQLRKLIFLLSQEALVHLLALPQAEVEFDRVLGLENLILSVPIRQAILPMRSEISQWAQLRTIISSPFQRVTITNPNKLQQCLWEHSTNLTLFKGLTTHLTPGVSIYSLATKLKLSTFDTATILKSLIAEGGIDVGPFVKPKQEQRPVVACIDDSKTVQRNVRLILETSGYQVMGLTEPARAITALARQKPNLVLMDITMPEVDGYELCRMLRQSDLLKDVPIVMLTGRDGLIDRIRARMVGATDYLTKPFTPQELLTLAERFARQARPTVA, via the coding sequence ATGACACACACCACCTTACCGAGTTCTAACACTGCTCCTCCGAAGCCGACAGCGAAGGGCAACCCAATGGTGTTTCCGGCCAAGGTACTTCAGAAAATTACGGCATCTCACTTGTCTGGCCGGTTTACTTTTTTCGATCCCAACGATAAATCTGTGATCTGGCAACTGTATGTGGGCAATGGTCAACTTCACTATGCCAACAGCAAAATGGGACAGCCAGAACGGATTGCCTATGTGCTACAGCAGATTGGGGTCCGGCTGCCCGCCAACTTTACAGAAAACCAGACCGACTATCAGTGGCTTTGTCAGTTATGGAAAGTAGGCACAGTCAATCTGACCCAACTTCGCAAGCTGATCTTTCTTCTCAGCCAAGAAGCCCTAGTCCATTTGCTGGCCTTGCCCCAAGCGGAAGTTGAGTTTGACCGGGTCTTGGGCCTGGAGAATTTAATCTTATCTGTGCCCATTCGCCAGGCCATTCTGCCGATGCGCAGCGAAATCTCTCAGTGGGCCCAACTGCGGACTATCATCAGTTCTCCCTTCCAACGGGTGACCATTACGAACCCCAACAAACTCCAGCAATGCCTTTGGGAACATAGCACCAACTTAACCCTCTTTAAGGGACTCACTACCCATCTCACCCCTGGTGTCAGCATCTACAGCTTGGCGACAAAGCTCAAACTATCCACCTTCGACACCGCCACCATTCTTAAATCTCTGATCGCCGAGGGTGGAATTGATGTCGGCCCCTTTGTGAAACCCAAACAAGAGCAACGCCCAGTCGTGGCTTGCATTGACGATAGTAAAACTGTGCAGCGCAATGTCCGGCTCATTTTAGAGACATCGGGTTATCAGGTCATGGGACTGACAGAACCAGCCCGAGCAATTACCGCCTTAGCCCGGCAAAAACCGAATTTAGTCTTGATGGACATTACGATGCCGGAGGTGGATGGGTATGAGCTTTGTCGAATGTTGCGCCAGTCTGATCTCCTCAAGGATGTACCCATTGTGATGTTAACTGGACGGGATGGGCTAATTGACCGGATTCGGGCCCGGATGGTCGGCGCAACAGACTATTTAACCAAGCCATTTACCCCCCAAGAATTACTCACCTTGGCAGAACGTTTTGCCCGCCAGGCCCGGCCAACAGTCGCTTAG
- a CDS encoding ligand-gated ion channel translates to MGHPPGLAEPPPMLSIAADIQPITGQLKAQAQLPLQQPVKIKAGIFVYDFGEINQVLQNYQLNTIIWLSWQDSRLAFTPDSADKSEKFIPLASIWSPDVEVVNSANLELPSDGDVTVEPDGTVTYIRRLNLKLSSELNLVRFRFDQQQLKLILESGNYTSNQVVFTVSPRPSQWRKEVFISEWNLEKITQDVVTTQLVPEADEESQARFAIHIQRRSGFYLWRAFLPLILIVIVAWLSLWVPLLNVPTGPFPLSIGALLTAITFNFSISSSLPRVSYLTFFDAFFLICCISIFLTLVVNVYLTKRQQEVQMETKTIRRLGRRLIPTSFLVSLAIIILVFLI, encoded by the coding sequence ATGGGGCATCCCCCCGGCCTGGCAGAACCTCCCCCGATGCTGAGCATTGCCGCAGATATTCAACCCATCACCGGCCAATTAAAAGCTCAAGCTCAACTGCCCCTACAACAACCTGTCAAGATCAAGGCTGGCATTTTTGTCTATGACTTTGGGGAGATCAATCAAGTTCTCCAAAATTATCAATTAAACACAATTATTTGGTTGAGTTGGCAGGATTCACGCTTAGCCTTTACTCCCGATTCAGCGGACAAGTCAGAAAAATTTATACCCCTAGCATCAATTTGGTCTCCTGATGTGGAAGTTGTCAACAGTGCTAATTTGGAACTTCCCAGTGATGGTGATGTCACTGTTGAGCCAGATGGAACCGTGACCTATATTCGCAGACTCAACTTAAAATTATCTTCAGAGTTAAACTTAGTTCGTTTTCGATTTGATCAACAGCAGTTAAAGCTAATTTTAGAATCTGGCAACTATACCAGTAATCAAGTCGTCTTCACCGTTAGCCCCAGGCCCAGTCAGTGGCGAAAAGAGGTTTTTATTAGCGAATGGAACTTGGAGAAAATTACCCAAGACGTTGTTACTACCCAACTCGTGCCTGAGGCAGATGAAGAATCCCAAGCTCGGTTTGCGATTCATATTCAACGGCGGAGTGGCTTTTATCTTTGGCGGGCATTCTTACCATTAATTCTGATTGTCATCGTGGCCTGGTTATCTCTTTGGGTTCCCCTCTTGAATGTCCCCACTGGCCCGTTTCCGCTTTCCATTGGGGCACTACTAACGGCAATTACGTTTAACTTTAGTATTAGCAGCAGCTTACCACGAGTCAGTTACTTAACCTTTTTTGATGCTTTCTTTTTGATTTGTTGTATTTCCATCTTTTTAACCCTAGTTGTGAATGTTTATCTGACCAAACGACAGCAGGAAGTGCAAATGGAGACAAAAACAATTAGACGCTTAGGCCGCCGACTGATTCCAACTAGCTTTCTGGTTTCTTTAGCCATCATTATCCTCGTGTTCTTAATCTAG
- a CDS encoding TldD/PmbA family protein has protein sequence MAPATLLISHELPNLTYAPNSERFDLSWEAPLSTLLGLGRAAGADLVEFFLERVNYISCLAEEDKITSISPRLTTGAGVRVFRGTGDCYVSTNDLSFAGLRAALEKALLLLGLNLPSAQAYVPEIHLELLRDYSGQKGKDFWLGTCSSIQETGEILLGASAEIARATQHLQSRRISYFRDWQEILVAASDGTFARDIRLTQSAGASVLCADGEHRTSIGERKGDTSNPDFLRAWDYQTTAADVSEAAGRMLRADYIESGTYPVIMANQFGGVIFHEACGHLLETTQIERQTTPFIDQKGEKIAHENLTAWDEGISSGAFGTIDMDDEGMPAQRTLLIERGILKNFLSDRAGSLRTGHPRTGSGRRQSYAFAAASRMRNTYIAPGDYSLDDLLASVDKGLYCKRMGGGSVGATGQFNFAVEEAYLIENGKITKPLKGATLIGEAKEIMNRISMCSQDLGLAAGFCGSVSGSIYVTVGQPHIKVDSITVGGR, from the coding sequence ATGGCTCCTGCAACTTTGCTGATTTCCCACGAACTGCCCAATCTCACCTATGCCCCCAATTCCGAACGCTTTGATCTGTCTTGGGAAGCTCCGTTATCTACCTTGCTGGGCCTGGGACGAGCCGCCGGAGCCGATTTAGTTGAATTTTTCCTGGAACGGGTCAACTACATTAGCTGCTTGGCTGAAGAAGATAAAATCACCAGCATTTCGCCGCGCTTAACCACTGGGGCCGGGGTGCGGGTGTTCCGAGGAACGGGGGATTGTTATGTCAGCACCAACGATTTAAGTTTTGCGGGCTTACGGGCCGCCCTTGAAAAAGCTCTATTGTTGCTCGGTCTCAATCTCCCCAGTGCCCAGGCCTATGTCCCCGAAATTCATTTGGAGCTACTCCGGGATTACAGTGGCCAGAAGGGGAAAGATTTTTGGTTGGGAACCTGTAGCTCGATCCAGGAAACGGGGGAGATTCTCTTAGGGGCCAGTGCTGAAATTGCCCGAGCGACCCAGCATTTGCAATCACGGCGGATTAGTTATTTTCGCGATTGGCAGGAAATCTTGGTGGCGGCCAGTGATGGCACGTTTGCTCGGGATATTCGTTTGACCCAATCCGCTGGAGCCTCGGTGTTGTGTGCAGATGGAGAGCATCGGACTTCCATTGGTGAGCGCAAAGGAGATACCAGTAATCCTGATTTCCTCCGGGCCTGGGACTATCAAACCACGGCGGCTGATGTTTCCGAAGCGGCGGGGCGGATGCTGCGGGCTGATTACATTGAGTCAGGCACTTATCCGGTGATCATGGCTAACCAATTTGGCGGGGTGATTTTCCATGAGGCCTGTGGGCATTTACTGGAAACAACCCAAATTGAGCGGCAAACGACCCCATTTATTGATCAAAAAGGGGAGAAAATTGCCCATGAAAACCTGACGGCCTGGGACGAGGGCATTTCCAGCGGGGCATTTGGCACGATTGATATGGATGATGAAGGGATGCCGGCCCAACGGACTCTTTTGATTGAGCGGGGGATTCTGAAAAACTTCCTCAGTGATCGGGCTGGTTCTTTACGGACTGGTCATCCTCGCACCGGGAGTGGTCGCCGCCAGAGTTATGCCTTTGCTGCCGCGTCACGGATGCGAAATACTTATATTGCTCCCGGAGACTACTCTCTGGATGATCTCCTCGCTTCCGTAGATAAAGGACTTTATTGCAAACGAATGGGTGGTGGCAGTGTTGGGGCCACGGGACAGTTTAACTTTGCGGTGGAAGAAGCTTACCTGATTGAAAACGGCAAAATTACCAAACCCCTCAAAGGCGCAACGCTGATTGGGGAAGCCAAGGAAATTATGAACCGGATTTCCATGTGTTCCCAAGATCTGGGCCTGGCAGCGGGTTTTTGTGGTTCTGTCAGTGGCAGTATTTATGTGACGGTCGGACAACCCCATATCAAGGTAGATAGTATTACGGTGGGTGGGCGTTAG
- the fabG gene encoding 3-oxoacyl-[acyl-carrier-protein] reductase, with translation MSTSVAIVTGASRGIGQEIALTLAAQGVQVAINYARSAAAAQALVEKIQAQGGVAMAVQADVSKTDEVDALVKTVTEAWGRVDILVNNAGITRDTLLLRMSLEDWQAVIDLNLTGVFLCTKAISRIMLKQRSGRIINIASVSGLMGNPGQANYSAAKAGVIGFTKTVAKEFASRGVTVNAVAPGFIATEMTQDLDAAEILKYIPLGRFGQPAEVAGMVRFLALDPAAAYITGQVLNVDGGMVMA, from the coding sequence TTGAGTACATCAGTGGCAATTGTCACAGGCGCGTCCCGTGGTATTGGTCAGGAGATTGCCTTGACGCTGGCGGCCCAGGGCGTTCAGGTAGCCATCAATTATGCTCGCTCGGCGGCCGCAGCCCAGGCCCTGGTGGAGAAAATCCAGGCCCAAGGTGGGGTAGCGATGGCGGTGCAGGCCGATGTCTCCAAAACGGATGAAGTGGATGCCTTGGTCAAAACTGTCACCGAGGCCTGGGGGCGGGTAGATATTTTGGTGAACAATGCCGGAATTACCCGAGATACCTTACTTCTGCGGATGAGTCTTGAAGATTGGCAAGCGGTGATTGATCTGAACTTGACGGGGGTTTTTCTCTGTACCAAAGCTATCAGTCGCATCATGCTGAAACAGCGATCAGGACGAATTATTAACATCGCTTCCGTGTCTGGACTGATGGGCAATCCCGGCCAGGCCAATTACAGTGCGGCCAAGGCGGGGGTGATTGGCTTTACAAAAACAGTTGCCAAGGAGTTTGCCAGTCGTGGGGTGACGGTGAATGCAGTTGCGCCGGGGTTTATTGCTACGGAAATGACCCAAGACCTGGATGCGGCAGAAATTCTCAAGTACATTCCCCTCGGACGATTTGGACAACCTGCGGAAGTGGCAGGGATGGTCAGGTTTTTGGCTCTGGATCCAGCGGCGGCTTATATTACGGGGCAAGTGTTGAATGTGGATGGTGGGATGGTCATGGCCTAA
- a CDS encoding class I SAM-dependent methyltransferase, whose amino-acid sequence MADAVVPPPWSNITQAYYPTVKRDSWYSSVAQTYDRVRPRYPQGCIQQALDWAKLSPGSHILELGCGPGIATVALAQLGFHLTCLEPSGTACEIAQARCREFPHVEIINTTFEAWDSSEQSFDAVLAATSFHWLDPAIRCRKTAELLSPGGPLILLWNVPPQPDPDLFPTMAPIYGEFAPSLGQYEHPAQHLAAMDILKEHILESGYFEDFQTHTQAWQITYSLADYLALLGTLSPYIALEPEVRQRLFAELERTMTQAWGETLTLDCLTGVQVTHQKTAIPGQT is encoded by the coding sequence ATGGCTGATGCGGTCGTTCCACCCCCTTGGAGCAATATTACCCAGGCCTACTATCCAACGGTCAAGCGAGATTCTTGGTACAGTTCTGTCGCTCAAACCTATGATCGAGTCCGACCGCGCTATCCCCAAGGGTGCATTCAGCAGGCCTTAGATTGGGCAAAACTTTCACCTGGCAGTCATATTTTGGAGTTGGGCTGTGGGCCAGGAATTGCGACCGTGGCCTTGGCCCAGTTGGGATTTCACCTGACCTGTTTGGAACCCAGTGGGACTGCCTGCGAGATTGCCCAGGCCCGGTGTCGCGAATTTCCCCACGTTGAGATTATTAACACAACCTTTGAGGCCTGGGATAGTTCAGAACAGTCCTTTGATGCAGTCTTGGCGGCAACCTCCTTTCATTGGTTAGACCCAGCGATTCGGTGTCGAAAAACGGCAGAGTTATTGTCTCCTGGTGGGCCGTTAATTCTACTTTGGAATGTCCCGCCCCAACCCGATCCAGATCTTTTTCCAACTATGGCCCCGATTTATGGTGAATTTGCCCCCAGCCTTGGCCAGTATGAACATCCTGCCCAACATTTAGCCGCGATGGATATTCTCAAAGAGCATATTTTAGAGTCAGGTTATTTTGAAGATTTTCAGACCCATACCCAGGCCTGGCAAATTACCTACTCTCTAGCAGATTATTTAGCTCTGCTGGGAACCTTATCCCCCTACATAGCCTTGGAACCTGAGGTAAGGCAGCGGCTCTTTGCCGAGTTAGAAAGGACAATGACCCAGGCCTGGGGGGAAACCCTGACCCTAGATTGCCTGACCGGGGTACAAGTCACCCATCAGAAAACAGCAATCCCCGGACAAACCTAA